The following are encoded in a window of Erinaceus europaeus unplaced genomic scaffold, mEriEur2.1 scaffold_317, whole genome shotgun sequence genomic DNA:
- the CUNH1orf226 gene encoding uncharacterized protein C1orf226 homolog, translating to MFENVNAALTPKLQASHSVPHLSWPAAPSALRYLGKTVGTKVNDLLRRKEAWGPVGLGSMEVNRTAGFQLARGADMEDEDRSSPPEAFPRLDPPPPITRKRTPRALTTPQDMLISSQPVLNSLDGGAEPPNSSSTSQTDPADPTPVLGIPTEGDHRDMGMANGEVTLSVPDLIHQDSQEAPKGRRSSDAGLKLSLNPTSPIPWLENSSPPAQPLTPSLEPEGPHPDLLSFE from the exons ATGTTCGAGAACGTGAACGCAGCCCTGACACCCAAGCTGCAGGCTAGCCACTCAGTGCCTCACCTCTCCTGGCCAGCAGCCCCCAGTGCCCTGCGCTACCTGGGCAAGACTGTGGGCACCAAGGTCAATGACCTCCTGCGGAGGAAGGAAGCCTGGGGCCCTGTTGGCCTAGGCTCGATGGAGGTCAACCGGACAGCAGGATTCCAGCTAGCCAGAGGGGCTGACATGGAGGATGAGGACAG GTCATCCCCGCCAGAGGCCTTCCCGCGGctggaccccccaccccccatcaccaGGAAGCGGACCCCGCGGGCACTGACCACCCCTCAGGACATGCTCATCTCCTCCCAGCCTGTGCTGAATAGCCTGGATGGGGGTGCTGAGCCTCCCAACTCCTCTTCCACCTCACAGACAGACCCCGCAGACCCCACGCCAGTGCTGGGGATCCCCACGGAGGGGGACCACAGGGACATGGGCATGGCGAATGGGGAGGTGACACTGTCGGTGCCGGACCTCATCCACCAGGACAGCCAGGAGGCACCCAAGGGCCGCAGGAGCTCCGATGCTGGCCTCAAACTCAGCCTCAACCCCACCAGCCCCATCCCATGGCTGGAAAACAGCAGCCCCCCTGCCCAGCCACTGACCCCCAGCCTGGAGCCTGAGGGGCCTCACCCTGACCTGCTGTCCTTCGAGTAG